In one window of Flavobacterium ginsengisoli DNA:
- a CDS encoding beta strand repeat-containing protein, with amino-acid sequence MRNSTFCKSGFSRLIFFISFVTLPIFSFAQVCGTPGVDGPVAVSSSVNTYYPITGNVTLSAGAQSVYLAGVPATDQYSNNFGATPISAGDLILIIQMQDATINYTNTTSYGSGTTNSGPDYLGGTGLTSLGNTGVFEYVIATNNVPLTGGNLTFKGTGNNSGVLNSFYNADATTTRGKRTFQVVRVPQYSNLTLTANITTPPFNGVAGGIIAFNVSGTFNFNGFSIDGSSRGFRGGYSPKAGSDLNNSTTYVGDSGNSKISGKGEGIAGTPKYMWDGFNQVANTVEGMPGGSSGRGAPANAGGGGNDHNTGGGGGGNGGFGGLGGAGWQGGGGDLLSNNLTGAGRPGSKSYSTIEKFPRLIMGGGGGAGDANDASTGVKGGVGGAIILINAGNVLGNGTIYANGGKGAPGTYANSPDGAGGGGAGGTVLLNVSNNSIASIKIEANGGDGGNTENDDNNEHGPGGGGGGGIICHNVSSTVTITTSVLGGAAGKSNAGKGINHGAVAGTVGYVSTFTVADVPPNLQVNANCFPVLETKVKTLSATAICNAIDEKVSYEIEIKNTGAGNAAGVMLDFNFPTGIEFDSATAVYSTGASGPAGTLANSATATANNPVFGGFNIAQNAVVTITLIGKVAASIAAGTYSANAQALYLDPTRTTVNSTRRITAFTNAYGSANKTYEGTGQSNVLGVNFSGTGTAVDDISILALPAAPTVSVTQTTCTAPTGTITVNTPANGSGISYTLTGTNPVSASVNSTTGVFSGLVPGTYSVTTTNEQGCTSAANTGIVINAVVGAPTATGVTICQDGTGSLTASSPCGTSNSTGAKIARAGNSVGTTSLSWSNPSRVTSNDSSYASATVSSGGNTTVATRSLQGTDFDFNIPTNATITGIQVTIGRYGSTASSTVNVKDNVVSLIKAGTVIGENKSITGSNWSTSSTSVANYGGSSDLWNTTWTPADINNANFGIALSASITRTSNNDITAYVDYMQITVNYTIGGIEWYTTSTGGSSIYTGTSFNPVGVTGSGLTSTATATTKTYYATCSGNSNCRAAVNFVINAKPTITTSTSNSRCGAGEVILGATASAGTINWYASINRRNVFRNRRKFYDTKFIYNNFLLC; translated from the coding sequence ATGCGTAACTCTACTTTTTGTAAGTCTGGATTTTCTAGGCTAATTTTCTTTATTTCATTTGTCACATTACCAATATTTTCATTCGCACAAGTATGTGGAACTCCTGGAGTTGACGGACCTGTTGCTGTGTCAAGTTCTGTCAATACATATTATCCAATTACTGGAAATGTTACATTAAGTGCAGGGGCGCAATCTGTATATCTAGCAGGTGTACCAGCAACAGATCAATACTCGAATAATTTTGGAGCAACTCCAATCTCTGCAGGAGATTTGATTTTAATTATTCAAATGCAAGATGCTACGATAAATTATACCAATACAACTAGTTACGGTTCTGGTACAACGAACAGTGGTCCAGATTATCTTGGAGGAACTGGATTAACATCTCTTGGTAATACTGGGGTTTTTGAGTATGTAATCGCAACAAATAATGTGCCCTTGACTGGAGGAAATTTAACGTTTAAAGGGACTGGTAATAATAGTGGTGTCTTAAATAGTTTTTATAATGCAGATGCTACAACAACAAGAGGGAAAAGAACATTTCAAGTAGTTAGAGTGCCTCAATACTCTAATTTAACTCTGACGGCTAATATCACAACGCCTCCTTTTAATGGAGTTGCTGGTGGTATTATTGCTTTTAATGTTTCTGGAACTTTCAATTTTAATGGCTTTAGTATTGATGGTAGTTCAAGAGGATTTAGAGGAGGATATAGTCCAAAAGCAGGTTCGGATCTTAATAATTCTACAACTTATGTTGGTGATTCAGGAAATAGTAAAATTTCTGGAAAGGGAGAAGGAATAGCTGGTACACCTAAATATATGTGGGATGGTTTTAATCAGGTAGCAAATACAGTTGAAGGAATGCCAGGCGGTTCTTCTGGAAGAGGAGCTCCTGCTAATGCTGGAGGTGGCGGTAACGACCATAACACTGGCGGAGGCGGTGGCGGTAATGGTGGATTTGGTGGTCTTGGAGGAGCTGGCTGGCAAGGAGGAGGAGGAGATCTCCTTTCTAATAATCTTACAGGTGCAGGAAGACCAGGATCAAAATCGTATTCCACAATTGAAAAATTTCCTAGGCTTATTATGGGCGGAGGTGGAGGTGCAGGAGATGCTAATGATGCCTCTACTGGTGTAAAAGGTGGTGTTGGAGGAGCAATTATTCTTATTAATGCTGGAAATGTTTTAGGAAATGGTACCATTTATGCCAATGGTGGAAAAGGAGCACCAGGAACTTATGCTAATTCACCAGATGGTGCAGGAGGAGGAGGAGCTGGCGGAACAGTTTTATTGAATGTATCTAATAATAGTATTGCAAGTATAAAAATAGAAGCGAACGGTGGTGACGGAGGAAATACTGAAAATGACGATAACAATGAACACGGACCAGGTGGAGGTGGAGGTGGAGGAATTATCTGCCATAATGTTTCAAGCACAGTAACCATTACAACTAGTGTGCTTGGTGGGGCTGCAGGTAAATCTAATGCAGGAAAAGGAATCAATCATGGTGCTGTAGCTGGAACAGTTGGTTATGTTTCAACTTTTACAGTTGCAGACGTACCGCCAAATTTACAGGTAAATGCTAACTGTTTTCCAGTTCTTGAGACGAAAGTAAAAACATTATCTGCAACTGCAATTTGTAATGCTATTGATGAAAAAGTTTCTTATGAAATCGAAATAAAAAATACGGGAGCTGGAAACGCAGCAGGTGTGATGTTGGATTTTAATTTTCCAACAGGTATCGAATTTGATTCAGCTACAGCAGTTTATTCTACTGGAGCTTCTGGACCAGCAGGAACTCTAGCTAATTCGGCTACAGCTACGGCTAATAATCCTGTTTTTGGAGGGTTTAACATTGCACAAAATGCAGTTGTTACCATTACTTTAATTGGAAAAGTAGCCGCTTCTATAGCGGCAGGAACTTATAGTGCAAATGCTCAAGCCTTATATCTTGATCCAACACGTACAACAGTCAATTCTACTAGAAGAATAACGGCATTTACAAATGCTTATGGCAGTGCAAATAAAACGTATGAAGGTACAGGCCAATCAAATGTTCTAGGTGTAAATTTTAGTGGAACAGGTACTGCCGTTGATGATATTTCAATTTTAGCTTTGCCTGCAGCTCCCACAGTTAGTGTAACCCAAACAACTTGTACTGCTCCAACAGGTACAATAACTGTTAATACACCTGCAAACGGTTCTGGAATAAGTTATACATTAACGGGAACAAATCCTGTTTCTGCTTCAGTAAATAGTACAACAGGTGTTTTTTCTGGATTGGTACCAGGTACCTATTCTGTAACTACAACAAATGAACAAGGATGTACTTCTGCTGCAAACACTGGTATTGTTATTAATGCAGTTGTTGGAGCGCCAACGGCGACAGGTGTAACTATTTGTCAAGATGGAACTGGATCATTGACAGCTTCTTCTCCATGTGGAACATCTAATAGCACAGGAGCAAAAATTGCAAGAGCAGGTAATAGTGTAGGCACTACATCACTTTCTTGGTCTAATCCTTCAAGAGTGACTTCTAATGATTCAAGTTATGCATCTGCAACTGTTAGCAGTGGAGGGAATACCACTGTTGCTACGAGGTCTCTTCAAGGAACAGATTTTGATTTTAATATTCCTACTAATGCTACAATTACTGGAATTCAAGTTACAATTGGTCGTTATGGTAGTACTGCCAGCTCTACAGTGAATGTTAAAGATAATGTTGTTAGTCTAATTAAAGCAGGAACTGTTATTGGTGAAAATAAAAGCATCACAGGATCTAATTGGTCAACAAGTTCTACTTCTGTGGCAAATTATGGTGGATCATCAGATTTATGGAACACCACTTGGACGCCCGCAGATATTAATAATGCAAATTTTGGAATTGCTTTATCTGCAAGTATCACTAGAACATCAAATAATGACATTACTGCCTATGTAGATTATATGCAGATTACTGTAAATTATACTATAGGGGGAATTGAATGGTATACTACATCTACAGGAGGTTCATCAATTTATACAGGTACTTCTTTTAATCCAGTGGGAGTTACAGGATCTGGATTGACAAGTACCGCTACAGCAACAACAAAAACGTATTATGCGACTTGTTCAGGTAATTCAAATTGTAGAGCGGCGGTTAATTTCGTTATTAATGCAAAACCAACAATTACAACAAGCACTTCTAACTCACGTTGTGGTGCAGGAGAAGTAATTTTAGGAGCTACAGCATCAGCAGGAACTATTAATTGGTATGCAAGCATCAACAGGAGGAACGTCTTTAGGAACAGGAGAAAGTTTTACGACACCAAGTTTATCTACAACAACTTCTTATTATGTTGA
- a CDS encoding cytochrome P450, producing the protein MSEHINYSYPTRLSILRFFKDAEGVRRNPIPFHKRYFEKFGDSFSIRIGLSRYIILSRDNEIAQYILVKNQRNYNKSKFQSVYLSKYLGKGLLTSDGDFWLKQRRLIQPAFHKQKMNQLVDNMNKTITAEVDNLDENKFFDVFPAMSQLAFNVVAKSLFEFSISEEKLHRIKFIIEEVQKFLVKEIRLPHKALWFSLSGQVRKHLNLAEENNNIIQEIIEGRNASNEEYNDLLNMLMETRYEDTGESMSMQQLIDEIKVLFIAGHETTANALTFTLHFLGRYPEIQQKIFDEITEIESHTDNVIEQLQKMTYTNAVLNESMRLYPPAWITDRENVEDDSLTEFKIKKSTLIGISFYELHRNPKYWDIPDQFIPERFLGEQKKKSMQYFYPFGAGPRMCIGTGFAIYEMCLTISQIVKKYEIKTKNETVNFNPLVTLKPVNIEVSFSKR; encoded by the coding sequence ATGTCTGAACATATAAATTATAGTTACCCGACCAGACTTTCAATATTGAGATTTTTTAAAGATGCTGAAGGTGTTCGAAGAAATCCAATTCCTTTTCATAAAAGATATTTTGAGAAATTTGGTGATTCTTTTTCTATTAGAATTGGCTTATCGAGGTATATAATTTTATCCAGAGACAATGAAATTGCGCAATATATTTTAGTCAAAAATCAAAGAAATTATAACAAGTCCAAATTTCAGTCTGTATATCTTTCAAAATATTTGGGAAAAGGACTTTTAACTAGCGATGGTGATTTTTGGTTAAAGCAAAGACGTCTTATTCAGCCTGCTTTTCATAAACAAAAGATGAATCAGCTGGTTGACAATATGAACAAAACAATTACTGCTGAAGTTGATAATTTAGATGAAAATAAATTTTTTGATGTCTTTCCAGCAATGAGTCAGCTTGCTTTTAATGTTGTTGCAAAGTCATTATTTGAATTTTCAATTTCGGAAGAAAAGCTTCATAGAATAAAATTCATTATAGAAGAAGTTCAGAAGTTTTTAGTTAAAGAAATCAGACTTCCTCATAAGGCATTGTGGTTTTCATTAAGCGGACAAGTCAGAAAGCATTTAAATTTAGCAGAAGAAAATAATAATATTATTCAAGAAATTATTGAAGGAAGAAATGCTTCGAATGAAGAATACAACGACCTTCTTAATATGCTTATGGAAACCCGATATGAAGATACGGGAGAGAGCATGTCTATGCAGCAGTTGATTGACGAAATTAAGGTTTTATTCATTGCTGGTCATGAAACAACAGCGAATGCTTTAACTTTTACACTTCATTTTTTGGGAAGATACCCTGAAATCCAACAAAAGATTTTTGATGAAATCACGGAGATAGAATCTCATACTGATAATGTTATTGAACAGCTTCAGAAAATGACTTATACCAATGCGGTTTTAAATGAATCAATGCGTTTGTATCCTCCTGCTTGGATTACAGATAGAGAAAATGTTGAAGATGATTCTTTGACTGAATTTAAAATCAAAAAAAGTACATTAATTGGAATATCATTTTATGAATTACATCGCAATCCAAAGTATTGGGATATTCCAGATCAATTTATTCCAGAACGATTTTTAGGCGAACAAAAGAAAAAGTCAATGCAGTACTTTTATCCTTTTGGCGCTGGTCCAAGAATGTGCATAGGAACTGGTTTTGCTATTTATGAAATGTGTTTAACAATTTCGCAAATTGTAAAAAAGTACGAGATTAAAACTAAAAACGAAACGGTTAATTTTAATCCTTTAGTGACTTTAAAGCCTGTTAATATTGAAGTTTCATTTTCAAAAAGATGA
- a CDS encoding alpha/beta hydrolase: protein MKHYFLFVLFVCLNSFSQTHYFPHLSYGKSSQQILDLYAPNENLKNLPVVILIHGGSWSMGGLEYTKKHAEDIANKGFVVANVDYRYANDSVSAKDLLADIDAAVSYVSKKSGKYGYTKNGYHIVGISAGAHLALLYGYTKKNMKSITALCAPSRLDSPEVLEFRKKNGRFDIIEKLAGTKIDSSGDNSAIIKISPFSNISNVPTLLIHGDADNVVNVSQSQNLYNELKRKGVETKLIIREGKAHDVGMNTPETEIQNIKNITEWISQHNK from the coding sequence ATGAAACATTATTTTTTATTTGTACTATTTGTTTGTTTAAACTCTTTTAGTCAGACTCATTATTTTCCCCACCTTTCTTATGGTAAATCATCTCAGCAGATTTTAGATTTGTATGCTCCTAATGAAAATTTAAAAAATTTACCAGTAGTTATTCTTATTCATGGAGGATCTTGGTCAATGGGTGGACTTGAGTATACTAAAAAGCATGCAGAGGATATTGCTAATAAAGGATTTGTTGTTGCTAATGTTGATTATCGTTATGCAAATGATAGTGTTTCAGCTAAAGATTTATTAGCAGATATTGATGCTGCTGTTAGTTATGTTTCAAAAAAATCTGGTAAGTATGGTTACACTAAAAATGGTTATCATATTGTTGGAATTAGTGCTGGTGCACATTTGGCATTATTATACGGGTACACTAAAAAGAATATGAAATCTATAACGGCGCTTTGCGCACCTTCAAGATTAGATTCTCCTGAAGTATTAGAATTTAGAAAAAAGAACGGTCGTTTTGATATTATTGAAAAATTAGCTGGAACTAAAATAGATTCTAGCGGAGACAATAGTGCAATAATTAAGATAAGTCCGTTTAGTAATATTTCAAACGTACCGACATTGTTAATTCATGGTGACGCGGATAATGTTGTTAACGTTAGTCAGTCTCAAAATCTTTATAATGAATTAAAAAGAAAGGGAGTAGAAACAAAATTAATCATTAGAGAAGGTAAAGCACATGATGTTGGAATGAATACACCTGAAACTGAAATACAGAACATAAAGAATATTACAGAGTGGATTTCACAGCATAATAAGTAA
- the ruvB gene encoding Holliday junction branch migration DNA helicase RuvB — translation MNENLDPTTKGYNSEELDLEKRLRPLSFDDFAGQDQVLENLKVFVAAANQRGEALDHALFHGPPGLGKTTLANILANELQVGIKITSGPVLDKPGDLAGLLTNLDERDVLFIDEIHRLSPVVEEYLYSAMEDFKIDIMIESGPNARTVQINLNPFTLIGATTRSGLLTAPMRARFGISSRLQYYTTELLTTIVERSASILKTPIDLEAAIEIAGRSRGTPRIANALLRRVRDFAQIKGNGRIDLEISKYALKALNVDAHGLDEMDNKILLTIINKFKGGPVGLSTLATAVSESSETIEEVYEPFLIQEGFIMRTPRGREVTEKAYKHLGKVNTNIQGGLF, via the coding sequence ATGAATGAAAATCTAGATCCTACTACTAAAGGATATAACTCAGAAGAGTTAGATCTTGAGAAAAGATTACGTCCGCTGTCCTTTGATGATTTCGCTGGACAAGATCAAGTTTTGGAAAATTTAAAAGTCTTTGTTGCTGCAGCAAACCAACGTGGAGAAGCACTTGATCATGCACTTTTTCACGGGCCTCCAGGTCTTGGTAAAACGACTTTGGCAAATATTTTAGCTAATGAATTACAAGTAGGTATTAAGATCACTTCTGGGCCTGTGTTGGATAAACCTGGTGATTTAGCAGGTTTGTTGACAAACTTAGATGAACGAGATGTTTTATTTATTGACGAAATTCATCGGTTAAGTCCAGTTGTTGAAGAGTATTTGTATTCGGCAATGGAAGATTTCAAGATTGATATCATGATTGAATCGGGTCCAAATGCTAGAACTGTCCAGATCAATCTGAACCCTTTTACTTTGATTGGAGCTACTACAAGATCGGGATTATTAACAGCACCTATGCGTGCTCGTTTCGGAATATCTTCGCGTTTACAATACTATACAACTGAACTCTTAACTACGATTGTTGAGAGAAGTGCTTCTATATTAAAAACACCTATTGATCTGGAAGCTGCCATTGAAATTGCAGGCAGAAGCCGTGGAACTCCTCGTATCGCAAATGCATTGTTGAGACGCGTTCGCGATTTTGCTCAGATTAAGGGTAATGGTAGAATCGATTTGGAAATTTCTAAATATGCTTTAAAAGCATTAAATGTTGATGCACATGGTTTGGATGAAATGGATAATAAGATATTGTTGACGATTATTAATAAATTTAAAGGTGGTCCTGTTGGTCTTTCGACTTTGGCAACTGCTGTTTCTGAAAGTAGCGAAACTATTGAGGAAGTTTACGAACCTTTCCTTATTCAGGAGGGATTCATTATGCGTACGCCTCGTGGTCGTGAAGTTACGGAGAAAGCCTATAAACATTTAGGAAAAGTTAATACTAACATTCAAGGAGGTTTATTTTAA
- a CDS encoding cytochrome c oxidase subunit I, translated as MSAEAHGHDHGHDHEHEHHHKDTFITKYIFSIDHKMIAKQYLITGIVMGVIGIAMSLLFRMQLAWPEESFKIFNVLLGDKFAPDGVMANDIYLALVTIHGTIMVFFVLTAGLSGTFSNLLIPLQIGARDMASGFMNMISYWLFFLSAVVMLSSLFVEAGPASAGWTIYPPLSALPQAIPGSGTGMTLWLVSMAIFIASSLMGSLNYIVTVLNLRTKGMSMTRLPLTIWTFFVTAIIGVISFPVLLSAALLLIFDRSFGTSFFLSDIYIAGEVLHYQGGSPVLFEHLFWFLGHPEVYIVILPAMGLVSEIMATNARKPIFGYRAMIMSVLAIAFLSTIVWGHHMFISGMNPFLGSVFTFTTLLIAIPSAVKAFNWITTLWKGNLQFNPAMLFSIGMVSTFITGGLTGIILGDSTLDINVHDTYFVIAHFHLVMGISALYGMFAGIYHWFPKMYGRMLNKNLGYIHFWVTAVCAYGVFFPMHFIGLAGLPRRYYTNTNFPLFDDLQNVNVLITTFALVGGAFQLVFLYNFFSSIFYGKKAVQNPWKSTTLEWTTPVEHIHGNWPGEIPHVYRWPYDYSNPNHDVDFVPQNVPMKEGEEVLHH; from the coding sequence ATGTCAGCAGAAGCGCACGGTCACGATCACGGACACGATCACGAGCACGAACATCATCATAAAGACACGTTCATTACTAAATATATTTTTAGTATTGATCACAAAATGATTGCTAAACAATACTTGATTACTGGTATTGTTATGGGAGTAATTGGGATTGCAATGTCCTTGCTTTTCAGAATGCAATTAGCGTGGCCAGAGGAGTCTTTCAAAATATTTAATGTTTTATTAGGAGATAAATTTGCACCTGATGGTGTAATGGCAAATGATATTTATCTAGCATTAGTTACAATTCACGGTACCATCATGGTATTCTTTGTACTGACTGCTGGTTTGAGTGGAACATTTAGTAACTTATTGATTCCGCTTCAAATTGGAGCAAGAGATATGGCATCTGGATTTATGAATATGATTTCATACTGGTTGTTTTTCTTATCTGCAGTTGTAATGTTATCTTCTTTATTTGTTGAGGCTGGACCAGCATCTGCAGGATGGACAATTTATCCTCCTTTGAGTGCATTGCCACAGGCAATCCCTGGATCAGGAACAGGTATGACATTATGGTTAGTATCTATGGCTATTTTCATCGCATCTTCTTTGATGGGATCTTTAAATTACATTGTTACTGTACTTAACTTAAGAACTAAAGGAATGTCTATGACTAGACTTCCACTTACAATCTGGACATTTTTCGTAACAGCTATTATTGGTGTTATTTCGTTCCCGGTTTTATTATCTGCAGCATTATTATTGATTTTCGATAGAAGTTTCGGTACTTCATTCTTCTTATCTGACATCTATATTGCTGGTGAAGTTTTACACTACCAAGGAGGTTCTCCTGTATTATTCGAGCACTTATTCTGGTTCTTAGGTCACCCTGAGGTTTATATCGTAATCTTACCAGCGATGGGTCTTGTTTCAGAAATTATGGCTACAAATGCTCGTAAACCAATTTTCGGTTACAGAGCGATGATTATGTCAGTTCTTGCAATTGCATTCTTATCTACTATCGTTTGGGGTCACCACATGTTTATTTCGGGTATGAATCCTTTCTTAGGATCTGTATTTACTTTTACAACTTTATTGATTGCAATTCCATCTGCTGTAAAAGCATTCAACTGGATTACAACTTTATGGAAAGGTAACTTACAATTTAATCCTGCAATGTTATTCTCTATCGGAATGGTTTCTACTTTCATCACTGGAGGTCTAACGGGAATCATTTTAGGAGATAGTACACTAGATATTAACGTTCACGATACATACTTCGTAATTGCTCACTTTCACTTAGTAATGGGTATCTCTGCACTTTATGGAATGTTTGCTGGTATTTACCACTGGTTCCCTAAAATGTACGGAAGAATGTTAAATAAAAACTTAGGTTATATTCACTTCTGGGTAACTGCGGTTTGCGCTTATGGAGTTTTCTTCCCAATGCACTTTATCGGGTTAGCTGGTTTGCCAAGACGTTACTATACAAATACTAACTTCCCATTATTTGATGATTTACAAAATGTGAATGTTTTAATCACAACATTTGCTCTTGTAGGAGGTGCATTCCAATTAGTATTCTTATACAACTTTTTTAGCAGTATTTTCTACGGTAAGAAAGCAGTTCAAAATCCTTGGAAATCTACAACTTTAGAGTGGACAACACCAGTTGAGCATATTCACGGTAACTGGCCAGGAGAAATTCCTCACGTATATCGTTGGCCGTATGACTACAGTAACCCTAATCACGATGTAGATTTTGTTCCTCAAAATGTACCAATGAAAGAAGGTGAAGAAGTTTTACACCACTAA
- a CDS encoding cytochrome c oxidase subunit II produces MTSLLVIIVVVLLAVALWQLTKIFDLTQVGASSSDSQVASDNDNNIQGYIMFGFLAFIYIFTIYGLLKWGGLALHTPASEHGLLVDNLMNITWVLIFLVQFITQGLLYWFSFKNRGNKDKKALFFADSNKLEAIWSIIPSVVLACLILYGLYAWNNIMFVDKDEDVIEIELYAQQFKWTARYAGQDNVLGKANVRLIQGVNTLGVDMSDPNAQDDIVVSELHIPKGKKVHFKMRSQDVLHSAYFPHFRAQMNCVPGMVTEFAFIPTYTTAEYRELPFMVEKVANINKLRAEKSVELVAKGGTALDPYTFDYLLLCNKICGASHYNMQMKVVVDTPEDYKKWLSEKTTLAQDIKAAAAAEKPAEGAAPTTDTTAKIIDTVKTVVDTVKAAVAKVAIK; encoded by the coding sequence ATGACAAGTTTGTTGGTAATTATAGTTGTAGTTTTATTAGCAGTTGCATTATGGCAATTGACGAAGATATTTGATCTTACTCAGGTTGGAGCTTCTTCGAGCGATTCTCAGGTTGCATCAGATAATGATAATAACATTCAAGGATATATTATGTTTGGCTTTTTAGCTTTCATTTATATATTTACTATTTACGGTCTATTAAAATGGGGAGGTTTAGCTTTGCATACTCCTGCATCTGAACATGGGCTTTTGGTAGATAATTTAATGAATATCACTTGGGTTTTAATTTTCTTAGTTCAATTTATTACACAAGGTTTATTATACTGGTTTTCTTTTAAGAATAGAGGTAATAAAGATAAAAAAGCATTATTCTTTGCTGATAGTAATAAGTTAGAGGCAATTTGGAGTATTATTCCTTCTGTTGTTTTGGCTTGTTTAATTCTTTATGGATTGTATGCTTGGAATAACATTATGTTCGTTGATAAAGATGAAGATGTAATCGAAATCGAATTGTACGCTCAACAGTTTAAATGGACTGCAAGATATGCTGGACAAGATAACGTTTTAGGTAAAGCTAACGTTCGTTTAATCCAAGGTGTAAATACATTAGGTGTTGACATGTCAGACCCAAATGCTCAAGATGATATTGTAGTTTCAGAATTACATATCCCTAAAGGTAAAAAAGTTCACTTCAAAATGCGTTCTCAGGATGTTTTGCACTCGGCTTACTTTCCTCACTTTAGAGCACAAATGAACTGTGTTCCAGGTATGGTTACTGAATTTGCATTCATTCCTACTTATACTACTGCAGAATATAGAGAATTACCATTTATGGTTGAAAAAGTTGCTAACATTAACAAACTTAGAGCTGAAAAAAGCGTTGAGTTAGTTGCAAAAGGTGGTACAGCTTTAGATCCTTATACATTTGATTACTTATTATTATGTAATAAAATCTGTGGTGCTTCTCACTATAATATGCAAATGAAAGTTGTAGTTGATACTCCAGAAGATTACAAAAAATGGTTAAGCGAGAAAACTACTTTAGCTCAAGATATTAAAGCGGCTGCTGCTGCTGAGAAACCAGCTGAAGGAGCTGCACCAACTACAGATACTACTGCAAAAATTATTGACACTGTTAAAACAGTTGTTGATACTGTAAAAGCAGCTGTAGCTAAAGTTGCGATAAAATAA
- a CDS encoding quinol:cytochrome C oxidoreductase, protein MYTFSSKLKTFSIILMAVGLLGIGYGFLSAPKDIQEVEKILAADEHGSHGAAHEEKAEASHKEAGHHEAAEVAHDSHKEAEHAEVSGANEHEKHLEHVLHQLQNKPWSALYVACIFFLLLSMGVLAFYAIQQVAQAGWSPVLFRVMQGITAYLPAGSIIFFIILVLCGLHFNHIFVWLGEGVTDPKHANYDAIIAGKSGYLNFPFWIARAAIFLLGWNLYRYYSRKNCLEQDEANDDLYYKKNFKASAGFLVFFIVSESIMSWDWIMSFDPHWFSTLFGWYVFASFFVSGITAIALVTIYLKSKGYLEFVNNSHIHDLAKFMFGISIFWTYLWFSQFMLIWYANIPEEVTYFVTRIQLYNLPFFGAVVMNFVFPLLILINTDFKRLNWVIVMAGVVILLGHYVDFFNMIMPGTVGDKWFIGVPEIASILFFLGLFIFVVFTALTKSPLLAKRNPFIEESKHFHY, encoded by the coding sequence ATGTATACATTTTCAAGTAAATTAAAAACTTTTTCTATCATCTTAATGGCCGTTGGGTTATTAGGAATTGGGTATGGTTTTTTAAGTGCACCAAAAGATATTCAAGAAGTTGAAAAAATACTAGCTGCAGATGAACATGGTTCTCATGGTGCGGCGCATGAAGAAAAAGCGGAGGCATCTCACAAAGAAGCAGGTCATCATGAGGCTGCTGAAGTTGCACATGACTCTCATAAAGAAGCTGAGCACGCAGAAGTTTCTGGTGCAAATGAGCACGAAAAACACTTAGAGCACGTATTACACCAATTGCAAAATAAGCCTTGGTCTGCTTTATATGTAGCTTGTATTTTCTTTTTACTTCTTTCAATGGGGGTTTTAGCTTTCTATGCTATTCAACAAGTTGCTCAAGCAGGTTGGTCTCCAGTTTTGTTTAGAGTTATGCAAGGTATAACTGCTTACTTACCAGCTGGTTCTATTATCTTCTTCATAATTTTAGTTTTATGTGGATTACACTTTAACCATATTTTTGTTTGGTTGGGAGAGGGTGTAACAGACCCTAAACATGCTAATTATGATGCTATTATTGCTGGTAAATCTGGTTATTTAAACTTTCCTTTCTGGATTGCTAGAGCGGCAATCTTTTTATTAGGATGGAACTTATATCGTTACTATTCAAGAAAAAATTGTTTAGAGCAAGATGAAGCAAATGATGATCTTTATTACAAAAAGAATTTCAAAGCTTCTGCTGGATTCTTGGTATTCTTCATCGTTTCTGAATCTATCATGTCATGGGATTGGATTATGTCTTTCGATCCACATTGGTTCAGTACATTATTTGGATGGTATGTATTTGCTTCTTTCTTTGTAAGCGGTATTACTGCTATTGCATTAGTAACAATTTATTTAAAATCAAAAGGATATTTAGAGTTTGTAAATAATAGCCATATCCACGATTTAGCTAAGTTCATGTTTGGTATTAGTATTTTCTGGACTTATTTATGGTTTTCTCAATTCATGTTGATCTGGTATGCTAACATTCCAGAAGAGGTAACTTATTTTGTAACAAGAATTCAATTATATAACCTTCCTTTCTTTGGAGCGGTTGTTATGAACTTTGTTTTCCCGTTATTAATATTAATCAATACTGACTTCAAACGACTTAACTGGGTTATCGTTATGGCTGGTGTTGTAATATTATTAGGTCATTATGTTGATTTCTTTAATATGATTATGCCTGGAACTGTAGGAGACAAATGGTTTATCGGAGTTCCTGAAATTGCATCGATTCTTTTCTTCTTAGGTTTATTTATATTTGTTGTATTTACTGCATTAACTAAATCTCCTCTGCTTGCAAAAAGAAATCCTTTCATCGAAGAAAGTAAACATTTTCATTATTAA